CACACTATCGTTCACACCAACCCTGTTCTGAACCTGCACCTCTCTACGAGGTGTGACCGAGGTCTGGAGCAAACAGTTCAGATactctttcccccccttccttaTGTGTCGGAATGTCTCCAACTCGCATTCCAGCTCAGTGGCTCTGAGCCGGAgacgacatctgcagacgtgttggCTTGgtacagtctcgctgtccacaaactcccacatactgcagtccaggcaCACCACCATACCTTATACaactttttatttatttaattagttaaaatctttattcaatgattatatatagttatattaattagtttatctcGTTAAGTGTTTAATTTAATAAATTACGTTATAGTTTCCCACTCTTCGTTTAAACCACTGTCCTAGCTTAGAGAAAAATtgttaatactcaccaaccaatgacCTACTTGATGTCCTGTGACGTCACTCCTTGgttattttttttgttgttttagaATTCGCCGGAGATACACGGCCTGCTCGGGTCCCGACTCCTCCCAGGTCCGCATTCCCTCAGCTCCCGCTGTATTTATGGTCGGCCTCCTCAGGTTCCGACTCGTCCAGGTCTGCGCTGCCTCCGCTCCCGCTGTATTTATGGTCAGCCTCATCCGGTCCCGGCTCCTCCCAGGTCCTAccctgcgacccactgagccacagctggcatctGCTTAATGAATTCATCTTGCAAAGTGAAAACAGGCTTCCAACAACAGATAGCTGTGTCTCCAAGCCAGCACTGGTGAACAATAGTGACTTTGACTTTAACAAGCTCGTCTTCTGTTTAGTATAAGATTGTTTCTTTGAAAGTGGGCCTCGACACCTAGGCTTATTACCCCCTTCTCTTTCCAGACAACGCTGACAGCAGTTCGCTCAATGCAGTCACTTTCCTGCGAACTACAGAGATTTTGACAGTCAATTCTATTGGACAGTTGAAAATCTGGGACTTCAGACAGCCAGGAAATAAACCTTCTCAAATATATTCCTTGTAAGTTCAGCGATCGCTGTTTTCTTTTGAGCTTGTACCAAATGTCAGGAATATATGTACAAAACCAAACCAGTGCAACAGAATAGGAGGTTGCAGCTAATTACAATCATGTACGTAAGAATTCATAACTGCAATTGTAGAAACATTTCAGCACCCTGAATATCTGAAGCATTCATAAAATAAAAAGTGGGAAAAATGCACAGCAGGTTGTTCGTTATACAAAAATATAGTTTAAACATTTGGGTGGAACTCATCAGACATTGTTAGAACACTAGTAGGGGGAGCAATTATCCTCCTATGATTGTTTCTCTTCAAATCGTTCGAAGATCAACATTGAGAAGAAATCCTTACTTCTGATGAGAGCTGGACCTtttttctggctggggcagagatcgcctcttacagaaggtaggtacttcagggaattcatggccagagtgatctcctgcacGAGTTTCCATCGCCTAGATggggcggagaggaattttcccagattttttttccccccaaattggcctgggcttttttaTGTtcgttttgcctctcctaggagatcatatggtttcgggtggggtggagtgtatatgttgtaatACGCAAGGTGTCGCAGTTGAGTGGGAGAGGCTGGATGGGGTCTTTATGTTCATCATTGCCGCACCTCATTGCTGTCCGTCCCCCCCAAAAAGGGAAACGATTCAAATCAAAGGCCAGGCCCCTCTTCAAACATCCATCACCATAATTAGACTTTAGAGATTGGAGCTCCGCCCTTCACTGTGAAAGGAGTGAAAACACAGGCCCTTAAATCCACTGCCTCCCAGCCTCTGCTGTCAGTGCTGGGCAGATCAGTGGGGATTCAGGTGGTGCAGGAGGTGTCACAATATTATGCAAAGGGAGAACGTGTTTTTTGAAACAGTTCTCCAAATGCTGCCATTTTCCACCTGTACACATCTGAATCTTCCACGGGTGCGTCACTGAGCAGTAGACAGCTGCACTGAtaacattttacagcacagaaggaggctgtttacCCATCATGCATCTGCTTGGCTCAATTCCACTCCCCCTTTTCCcatgtactttttttttaaaaatcacatatttatcaacttcccttttgaaagttcttaAGGATTCAGTTTCTGCCATCCTTTCTCATGGAGCATTTCATGCCCTAATTAGCCTCTCTAAAAAGTTTTGGAAAGTAAGTAATTGTCCAGACCTCTCCCTTCATTGTTTTGCTTATGTTAATTTTATGCCCTCTATTTACTGACTCGCcctggaaagaaagaacaaaacaaACAATTGCATTTattcagcgcctttcacaacctccggacgtcCCTTGGCGctttacagtggcagaaggtgggaacagtgatcagtgccgggaccactgctgttcacaatttacattaatttagactttggaatcaaaaacacaatttctaaatttgcaggtgacaccaaattgagggttagtcaatactgaggaggactgcaacaaattacaggaaggcaTTAATAATCTTTCAGAATGGGAATATAATTTGCAAATGAATTTCaaagcagataaatgtgaggtattacattttggtaggaagaatagggaggtcacttattacttggagggtgtgagtctgggtgggtaggggagcaaagggatctcggagtacaaatacacaaatcactagaagtagcgacacaggttagcaaggctgtaaaaaagcaaaccaagcactcgggtttatttctagagggaaggGGAGTTGAAAAGTAGTGaaatttatgctaaacctgtaaccaaccttggttagaccacacttagagtactgtgtgcagttctggtcaccatattataaaaaggatatataggcactgaagagagtgcagagaagatttacaacaatgacaccagaaatgcgagggtatacatattgggaaaggatgaacaggctggggctagttccccttgaaaagaaaaggctgaggagtgacccaatagaggcctttaaaatgatgaacggttttgatagtggatacagagagagtgtttccacttgtggggaagagcataacgagaggccatcaatataagatagtcaccaagaaatccaatagggaattcagaagaaacttctttactcagagtggtgagaatgtgggactcgctaccacagggagtggttgaagcgaatagtatcgatgcatttgaggggaggctagacaagcatattagggagaagggaacagagggttatgctgatagggttagatgaggaaagacgggaggtggcTCGAGCGGAACATAAACGCCGCTTGGCCTATTTCGGTGCCATATATCGTatatagttctagcctcccccgcaaatggaaacattttctccacgcctaccctttcattatcttaaaagaCCTCTAACGGGCAACATTTCCGCTAAGCTGCACAGCCGCGCAGTCATTTACAAGGTCCCGctcaggccactcaccggcttttgCATTGTAGATACCGCGCGGAGGGCCAAAAATATGAATGGGCCATGCATTGAGGGAGGCAGGCCGCACAGGAGACTGCGCAGCTTACAGGTCTGCAACATTGGCTGCCATAGCACTAATATTATTTGAAGTATGCACTTGCTTATCTGTATgatgttgcttttttttttaaaaacacctctGCTGGTTTCCAGGACAGGTGAACGAGTGCCGCTGCACTGTGTAGATAGACATCCAAACCAACAGCACATAGTGGGGACAGGTGGCCAGGATGGAACGTTGTGTATCTGGGATGTCCGGCAAGGAAGCATGCCCATCTCTTTGCTGGAAGCTCATTCCGCAGAAAGTAAGTTTGTCTCTTGTCACCTTTCCCTCCCTCTGACTGCTGAGAATTTCCAGGGCTAATTCTTGTGTTACCTCTTGAGCCTGTGGGATTAAAGGTCACTTCCTTCAGTCCTATTTTTCAGACTctttgggtggggtgtgggggagggtatAATCCAGAATTGACACACAAAGTAAAGTCCAATGCGTTTATATTTCATTGAATTATTTTCAGGAGCAAcgtcatcacccagagagtggtgggtgtgtggaaatacttgctttggaggcagttcagagaaggttcactcggttgattccggggatgagggggttgacttatgaggaaaggttgagtaggttgggcctctactcattggaattcagaagaatgagagatgatcttatcgaaacgtataagattatgagggggcttgacaaggtggatgcagagaggatgtttccactgatgggggagactagaactagagggcatgatcttagaataaggggccgcccatttaaaacagagatgaggagaaatttcttctgagggttgtaaatctgtggaattcgctacctcagagagctgtggaagctgggacattgaataaatttaagacagaaattgacagtttcttaaacaataaggggttatggggagcgggcagggaagtggagccgagtccatgatcagatcagccatgatcgtattgaatggcggagcaggctcgaggggccaaatggcctactcctgttcctatttcttacgttcttatataaaCCCACAGTGTACTTGggtcctctctttcctccccccaccccccctactgACTGCAGGGCAGTTGCAATGTGACCAGTTTAAAGTATCAGCGGTAGCACTCTCTCGCTCTGagtcagaggtcgtgggttcaagtcccattcgagagacttgagcacaaaatgcaggccgacactccagtgcagtgctgagggagcgctgcactgtcggaggtgttgtctttcggatgagactttaaaccgaggccccgcctgctgtcccaggtgaacataaaaggttaacccttgccactggataaaggcctagctctatcgagccttgtggtggctggtgtgctaacggtcaccacacgttaaaacaatccacgcacaggcatcttgcacccttcgattggagttcaggactggaatatcaggtccttcattgaaacatctgtgaactcttatggaagcaagtcatcctcgttcgagggattgcctatgatgtgcGCTTGTGTGATGAATTGGGTACTGTGTCACTGCTGTGCCTCATTCAGTGTAAGTGTATCCGGTTAAATGGCAGAGTGCCAGGTTCTCACTGTGTGCTGTACTTCGTTAACAGTGTGGGAAGTTCATTTTCACCCTTCGAACCCCGACCACGTCTTTACCTGTTCCGAGGATGGGTCACTGTGGCATTGGAATGCTTCCATAATAAATCCTGAACCGCCTTCCTTTCTTCAACAAGGTAGGAACCGAGTCACTGACTCAAACTTGCGGCTGTTGCTTTGTGGCATTGAGTACAATACTAAAACAATTACTTCTCCCAAGGTCAGCAGGTGCTACGCAGCGGAGATTTATTTTTAAAAGAAAACGGGGCAGTATGGTTGTGGGGGGAGGAAAAACAAGAAATGGTGGAAATATATCGATCGGACAACACCTGATCAGGTTGAGGTCATTCTCTGGGGGCCTTGTGCATGGAAACCTTCCTTCCTGATGCCTCGTGCACCTCAGCCTCCCAGCTCAGCACAGGTAGAGTGGGAGCTGCCACAACTACGTGTTTGGGCACCTCGCCTCAAACCCCTGCCTCGCTGGAAATGTTCCCGTCTCTGCAGGAGCGAACTTCCTATTTAACACAAAGATACCACAGCCGGTTTACTGCTGTCTCACTCTGGCTCTGTCTGTCCCCAACCCCCTCCTTACTCTCTCtcttcttaccccccccccccccccacttcgacTCTCACTTCCCCTAACCTCCCTCTCTATGGCATTCTAtcatccaccacccctcccccgcccctttcTGGCAagaccccaccccctctctctataACGCTCTCTACTTCTCGCTCTCTCTGGCCCTCTttccccatcccccttctctctggcaactctctctctctggcacacgcaaacacacacacatccatgcctctctccctccctcacactctctttcttcactccccccccccctcacactctctttcttcactcccccacctctctccgGCACGCCACTCCCCAACGCGCGCGTTCTCGCACtcgctcgcgcgctttctctctcgttCGTACGCGCGAGTGAGGcactctctccctccagcccctgctctccctgactctctctctccttcccccaactCACTCGCTTTTATCTGAATATAAACCTGAGGTCTCAATCATTTTCTGAATTACAGGCTGCCACTCGATATGAGTTTTTTTTTACCATTGAGACAACATACAAAATGTGTTGAGTTTACAGCAGAGCCAACTCTTGAACTGTAGTCGGCTGAACTataggacacggggggggggggggggcgcgaaatTGCTTTCCGCCCCAAAAGGGGGGCTGCGGGGCGGAACTGGGTCAGGAGCGGGGCAGAAGGCGGGTGTGACGTGGACATGCCGCGTGGCTCTGGCACGCAGCCATGTCCCTCCCCACCAGGGAGGACCAGCGGTccaaacccgtggccgccatttgaagtcggcccgacaattaaaataaaatggtggctgtgGCGGAGAGCCCTCCCCTTTTAAGGGCAGACACACACCGCCCAGCCACTGACAGCTTCCcgctgggaaaagctgtcgggggcaccgagccgcCGTGACTCCGCTCCCGCGGGAAAATATCCTTTGTGGGTCGGAAAGGGGTCGTCGGCACTTGCCCAATGGGGCGGGCATGCCAGGCGGGGCGGAAACCCGTTTTTGCCACCCCCAACCCGGGGACAATTTCTGATGGTCGGACCATCCGCCTgacccggtcggaaaggccttgcCGCCCCAATGGACCTTAAGGAGTGAGGGAATTTCGGCCCCTGGGACTGTAGTGGGCTGAACTATAGGACACTGGGTCGGTGGACTGCAGTGCCAGATGTGTGGTTCTGAAAATACGATGTTATTAATTGAGCTACAAACCAAAGGCACCGAAGGCTAAGCTTTTATTTAAGTGGCCAACGTTCTCCTCATCACTTCCCTTTTCCTTATGTTTTCTTAGGTCGGAGGAACTTTTCGTTGAACAGTGGCGTTCCCCTCGCCGACATTAACCAGTCAGTGAGCAGTGCATGGCTCGCCATTGATGCTGCAAAGGGAAGAGTGGATATCAATAACCTGCTGTCGCATTACTCCCTGTCGGTGAATAGTTTGGATGTTGTGGGAGAGTATTTAGTGTGTGGGACGGATGCAGAAGCCATCTACATTACCAGAAATCTGCAGCTCTGAAAATGTAGCAAACCGCACAGCAGCGTTTGATAAACCTGTAAATTCCTGTATATGTACCGTTGTTCTTAAAACCAAAAACTAGCCAGATTCAGAGTGCAGCACAATGGCGCACACACTTATAACCTTTTTTTTCAAATAAAGTACCACCATCAAAGCTACCTTAGTTATGTCTGATTTAGA
This genomic stretch from Pristiophorus japonicus isolate sPriJap1 chromosome 7, sPriJap1.hap1, whole genome shotgun sequence harbors:
- the nup43 gene encoding nucleoporin Nup43; protein product: MEGRYVSQKISRSRWRPVSGSRLQAPECFATGSWDAEQNKVCLWETHDIEISETDQLYEEDPKLMCSIDHNGDVMDLQFLDQERIITASSTGSVTIFRHHPNSQTLSVLQRWDHAHYHSCDSAPCTSLVCNGPEIVTVGEDGRINHFQADQREPVRIIDNADSSSLNAVTFLRTTEILTVNSIGQLKIWDFRQPGNKPSQIYSLTGERVPLHCVDRHPNQQHIVGTGGQDGTLCIWDVRQGSMPISLLEAHSAEMWEVHFHPSNPDHVFTCSEDGSLWHWNASIINPEPPSFLQQGRRNFSLNSGVPLADINQSVSSAWLAIDAAKGRVDINNLLSHYSLSVNSLDVVGEYLVCGTDAEAIYITRNLQL